Proteins from one Candidatus Cloacimonadota bacterium genomic window:
- the tpx gene encoding thiol peroxidase, protein MAKTKLKGNPVNTSGRLPRVGTRAKDFVLTANNLADMTLADFKGKKILLNVFPSVDTAVCAMSVRTFNAEAAKVKNAAILCVSRDLPFALGRFCGAEGIDKVITLSELRDRDFGKNYGLELSDGPMAGLLARAVIVLDAEGKVAYTELVDDITHEPNYAAALKALKK, encoded by the coding sequence ATGGCCAAGACCAAACTCAAAGGAAACCCCGTAAACACCTCCGGACGCCTGCCCCGGGTGGGCACTCGGGCCAAGGATTTCGTACTCACCGCCAACAACCTGGCGGACATGACCCTGGCGGATTTCAAGGGCAAAAAGATCCTGCTCAACGTCTTTCCCAGCGTGGACACCGCCGTATGCGCCATGAGCGTGCGCACCTTCAATGCCGAGGCCGCCAAGGTGAAAAACGCCGCCATCCTCTGCGTTTCGCGCGACCTGCCCTTTGCCCTGGGACGCTTCTGCGGTGCCGAAGGCATCGACAAGGTGATCACCCTGTCTGAACTGCGCGACCGCGATTTCGGCAAAAACTACGGCCTGGAACTCAGCGACGGGCCGATGGCCGGATTGCTGGCCCGGGCGGTGATCGTGCTGGATGCAGAGGGCAAGGTGGCCTACACCGAGCTAGTGGACGACATCACCCACGAACCGAACTACGCCGCGGCGCTCAAAGCCCTCAAAAAATAG